In [Phormidium] sp. ETS-05, the genomic window GCCAAATATGATATAATAGAGATAGGGCATTTGTCCGCAAGTCCGCTTGTCCGCAAGTCCGCTTGTCCCTTGTCCGCAAGTCCGCTTGTCCCTTGTTCGCTTGTATTAACAAACAAAGGACAAAGGACAAAGGACTCTTGGACAAATAACCAATGACCAATAACCAATGAAACGCATCGTCTTAATAGCTGGATTTGAAACCTTCAACGCCGACTTATACCGCCAAGCCGCTAAGGTGGTAAATTCCCGGTGTCCCGAATTAGAATTGCAGGTGTTTACCGACCAAGATATCGCCACCAACCCCACCCGGGTAGAAACTGCCCTCACTGGTGCGGATGTCTTTTTCGCTAGTTTACTATTCGACTATGAACAAGTGATGTGGTTGCGCGCCAAAGTGCAACAAATCCCCATCCGTCTCGTGTTTGAGTCCGCCTTAGAACTAATGGCCCTCACCCAATTGGGGAAATTTGCCATTGGCGACAAACCCAAAGGAATGCCTAAACCCATCCAGTTCATCCTCAGCAAATTTTCCAGCGGACGGGAAGAAGACAAACTCGCCGGATATATCAGCTTTCTCAAAACCGGACCAAAACTTCTCAAATTTATCCCGATCGGCAAAGTCCAAGACCTGCGCAACTGGCTGATAATTTACGGCTACTGGAACGCCGGAGGTAGCGACAACGTAGCCGCCATGTGTTGGCATCTCGCCGAAAAATACTTAGGGCTACAAGTCGGCGACATCCCACCACCCATAGAAACCCCCAACATGGGATTACTCCATCCCGAATTTGACGGCTATTTTACCTCACCGCGAGACTACTGGCAATGGTATCAAACCCATCACCCCGCCACCGCCAATAAACCAATTATTGGCATTCTCCTGTACCGCAAACACGTCATCAGCAAACAACGCTACATAAGTCAACTAATTCGCCACTTTGAAGCCGCCGGGTTAATTCCCCTCCCCATCTTCATCAACGGCGTCGAGGGACACGTAGCCGTCCGGGATTGGATGACCACCCCAGACGAACAAAACCACCGCCAACAGGGGAAAATAGACACCCCATCTTTATCCCCAGAAGCCATACCAGTTGACTCCATTGTTTCCACCATTGGTTTTCCCTTAGTGGGCGGTCCCGCCGGGTCAATGGAAGGCGGAAGAAGAGTAGAAGTTGCCCAACGCATTCTCACCGCCAAAAACGTCCCTTATATCGTTGCTGCACCTTTATTAATCCAAGATATTCACTCCTGGACACGCCAAGGAATCGGCGGTTTACAAAGCGTAGTTTTATACGCTCTTCCCGAACTAGATGGCGCGATCGATACCATCCCCCTGGGCGGTTTAGTGGGAGAAGATATCTACTTAATCCCCGACCGAGTAAAACGCCTTACGGGAAGGATAAAAAATTGGCTACAACTGCGCCAAACTCCCCCATCTCAACGCCGGGTAGCTATCATTTTATATGGCTTTCCCCCCGGATATGGTGCCACGGGTACAGCCGCTTTATTAGACGTGCCCCGCAGTTTATTAAAATTATTGCAATCCATGCAAGCCCAGGGGTATAATGTGGGAGAATTGCCAGCAGACGGTGAACAAATCATCCGCCAAGTCAAAACCGCTGATGAGATTGTTTCCCTCTCAATGGCCAAAAGCAATCAAAGCGGCTTACCGGGAGCTAGCACACCGGTAAAAACCCTGAAAAAATGGCTGGGATACCTGCTCACCAACCGGATAGAAAAACAATGGGGCGAACTCCATAAAACCGGAATTAAAACCTACGGCGATGATTTACACATTGGCGGCGTTTGGTTTGGTAATGTGTGGGTGGGAGTGCAACCGCCATTAGGCATTAACGGCGACCCCATGCGATTGATGTTTGAGCGGGATCTGACCCCCCATCCCCAATATGCGGCTTTCTACAAATGGCTGCAAAATGAATTTCAACCCCACGCGGTGGTTCACTTCGGAATGCACGGGACAGTAGAATGGTTGCCCGGTTCGCCTTTGGGCAATACCGGCTATTCTTGGTCAGATATCTTGCTGGGAGATTTGCCCAATCTCTACATTTATGCTGCCAATAACCCCTCAGAATCGATTTTAGCTAAACGGCGGGGTTACGGGGTGCTGATTTCTCACAATGTACCACCTTATGGACGGGCGGGTTTATATAAGGAACTGATAGCATTGCGAGATTTAATTGCCGAATATCGAGAAGACCCCCAGAAAAATGCGGCTCTGCGGGAGGGAATTTGCCAAAAAATTGTCGATACTGGTTTAGATGCAGATTGCCATTTTGACGACGCGAGAAAGCTGGGGATTGAATTTACACCAGCAAATGCACGGATGTTCAGCAAGGAAGCGCTGAATCAGTATTTTATCAAAATTTACGATTATTTGCAAGTGGTGGAACAGCGCTTGTTTTCTTCTGGGTTGCACGTTTTGGGTTCATCACCCACTGCAGAGGTGTTAAAGTCGTATTTGGATGCTTATTTTGACCGGGAGTTTCCCCTGGAGGTGGTGGAGAGTATCGCCAACCGCAACGGCAATGGGGAACTGGTGCAAAAAGCGGTGAATAATATCGTGGGTGAACGCGGGGAGGAAGTGCTACAAGTGGCAGATTTGCTCAGGCAAACTCCTGATGAAATTACTAATTTGCTGCGGGGTTTGAATGGGGAATATATCCCCCCTGCACCGGGAGGCGATTTGCTGCGGGATGGTCCTGGCGCTTTGCCCACGGGGCGGAATATTCACGCTTTAGACCCTTATCGGATGCCGTCACCGGCGGCGTATCTGCGGGGGCAAGAAATTGCCCGGAAAATTATCGCGGAACACTTGCAGGAAACGGGCAAATATCCCGAAACCGTGGCGGTGTTGCTGTGGGGTTTGGATGCGATTAAAACGAAGGGGGAATCTCTGGGAATTCTGCTAGAATTGGTGGGGGCGGAACCTCTGAAAGAGGGGACGGGGCGCATTGTCCGCTATGAGTTGAAGCCTTTAGAGGCGGTGGGACATCCGCGCATTGATGTGCTGGCGAATTTGTCGGGGATTTTCCGGGATAGTTTTGGCAATATTATTGAGTTGTTGGATGATTTGTTTGCCCGATCGGCTTCTGCGGATGAACCGGTGGAGCAAAATTTTATCCGCAAGCATGCTTTGGAGCTGCAGGCTAAGGGTGTGGAAAATGCTACAGCGCGGTTGTTTTCTAACCCAGCGGGGGATTTTGGTTCTTTGGTGAACGATCGCGTAGTCGATGGTAGCTGGGAGTCGGGGAATGATTTGGCGGATACCTGGCAAAGTCGCAATGCTTTTAGTTTTGGACGGAAGGATAAAGGTACAGCGCGTCCCGAGGTGTTATCGCAACTGTTGCAAACGAGCGATCGCATCGTCCAAGAAATCGACTCCGTAGAATACGGACTCACCGACATCCAAGAATATTATGCCAACACCGGCGCCCTCAAACGCGCCGCCGAAAAACGCAGCGGCAAAAAAGTCACCGCCAACTTTGTAGAAAGTTTCTCCAAAGACACCACCCCGCGCAAACTAGAAGACCTCCTGCGCCTAGAATACCGCACCAAATTACTCAACCCCAAATGGGCCGAAGCAATGGCATCCCAAGGCTCCGGCGGTGCCTATGAAATATCCCAACGCATGACCGCATTAATAGGTTGGGGAGGTACAGTAGATTTCCAAGAATCATGGGTATATGACCAAGCCGCCGAAACCTACGCTTTCGACCCAGAAATGGCCGCCAAACTCCGCGCCAACAACCCCGAAGCCTTCCGCAATATTGTGGGACGGATGCTCGAAGCCAACGGACGCGGTTTCTGGCACCCCGACAAAGACAAATTAGAGCAATTACGGGCTCTTTATGATATGATAGATGAAGACATCGAAGGGGTCATTTGATAATTGACAATTGACAATTGATAATTGACAATTTTTATTTGTCCTTTGTCCTTTGTCATTTGTCCTTGGTCATTTGTCATTTGTTTGCTTATACAAATGAAAATAAATTTGTTTCGTTTTTGTTATTCATACAAGGGACAAGTGACCAGGGACAAGTGACCAATGACCAATCACAATCAATAAATCACGTGATAATCCAACTCATCGTAATCAGCGACTTTCTTGGATACCCGCGCCCCCAGCAGCAATTTCCAAGCATCGGGAGAGAACAAAGCTGGAAAAGCCAATTCTAAACCATTGATGATTCTCCCCTGCTTGAATGCCACAATCCCCCAATGCAGCTTCACATAATCCCGAATCGTCCCTAAATCGGGAATTTTAGCCCGGTGCTTTTGATTGACCAGAGGATAAATCTTTTCTTTAATATAAATATTTGTAGTTAACCGCTTTTCCAGGGAAAACTTTTGATTATAAGAATCAGGCCAAATCGTGCGGTAAGCTAGACAATGATTGATAAAAATCGCATCACCAAACTGGGCAATTTTTACCCAAGAATCAATATCATCACAGTTAGTATCCAAACTAGAATCCCAACCGCTGGATTTTAAGAAAGCATCGCGGCGGAATGCCACTTGCGCCGGAGTACCAAAGGGCAACAACTCCAGCAGCATCCCATAGTGAATATCTTCTTGAGGAATATAAAAAGCATTACCAGGACCGACTTTGCGAGTGCGGCGCAGTTCGACTTCTTTCGTATCCACTTGAGCCGCTTGGCAAGAACAAATAACCGCTTGAGGACGTGATTCTACGGCTCGCGATATCTCCTCAATACAATTTGGTGCCAGATAATCATCATCATCCAGGGGTTTGATCCAATCCCCCTTGGCCAAATTTACCCCTGCATTCACCGTTTCCGCATGACCCAAGTTGCGGGAGTTGCGGTGGTAAACCACTTTGTCACCCAAACTGCGCACATATTCCTCGGTTCCATCCCGAGAGCAGTCATCTACTACCACCACCTCACAATTTACCGTTTGCGCCAGAGCCGAATCAATTGCTCGCTTTAGCACTGATAAGCGATTGTACGTAGTGATGACTATGGTAAATTTCATATCACAGCTCCGATAGATGGATGGATTTGTCATTTGTCCTTTGTCATTTGTCATTTGTCCTTTGTCCTTTGACTAGGGACTACCGGAAGTCTCTGTAGGGTGGGCAGTGCCTTACTTCAAAAACTCGTCACTAAGAGTAGCAGTAGTTTTGGCACTGCCCACCCTAGGAACTAGGGACAAATGACTAGGGACTAGGGACTAGGGACAACTATTTAGAGACTCGGACTAAACCACTCCCCAGTAAAACTACCGTGGAGTCCGTAGGGAATGTGATGTTTCAGGTGCAGACGAGCCAATGGTTCCCGGTTTAAGTCCGCTGCATCCAAAATTACCACATCAGAGCGGTGCTGGGCAGCATCATACACCAAAACCAACAGCCAGCCATCATCTTCTGCAGTACCCCCAGGACGAGGTAAGAACAAGGGTTCCCCAAGGAAACCACGAGGTGCAGCACTCCAAATTTGCTGTTTTTCTGTGACTAAATCAAACTTCACCACCGCTTGTAGGGGGGCATTACCCGTGGGTTTTGCCGCTGCTCCGATGTACAGATACCGGTAAGGACGCCCCACCATTTCTGGATGGAGGCTGGGAAACTCGACACAGCGTTTGTCTATGACCTGATGCTCGGTCTGTTTTGTGGTCAAATTTACCCGAAACCGCCATAGCTCGCCAGGGATACCCTTATCGAAATCTGTCTCCCGAAAATCCACATCCGTTTCCGGCGAGGGGAACGAATTATAAGCCACGGAATCGATAAAGATTTCGTCTCCTGCTTCCCAAGCGTTAGCGTGGTGAAAGACAAAGCATTTCTCTGCTTCCAAAATCTGCGCTGGGTCTTGGCCATTGCGGGGAATTAGGATAATTTTGGTTGGCTGTTTGGGGTTAAACTGCAAACATTGGGCTGCACTACGGAATCCTAACAAGAATGGCAGGGGGTTGTAGCTGACAGGGTTTTGGAAGAAGATGCAGTAATTGGGGGTAATTGCCATATCATGCAGGAAGGCAAAACCGGGCAGCGAATGAGTATGCTTTCGCACTACTTGCCCCTGGGGGTTGAATTCGGAAATGGTGATTTTGGTGGATGGACCGATTTTTACGGAAAAATTCACCAAACAGGGCTCACCGCCATCCATTGCGCAGTGAGGGTCAATGCGTGGATGGGCTGACCAAGCATCTCCCGGCTTTAATAAGCCGTCTAAGTAGTCAAGTCCGATCGTCTCTAGGGTCTGTGGGTCGAGGCGATGGGGTGCGGCGGCTTCCCACATGGCTAGCAGTTTATCGCCCCAATAAATAACATTAGTATTGGCGATGTTTTTGATTTTGGTGTCAAAGATATTGGCAAGGAAACCGCCCGGTTTCTGGGTGCCAAAGACGCCACGATATAGGGGTTTACCGGCTTTTTGCTCGGCGACAAATCCGGCGGTGCGGATATGGCGATTGCGGAAGTGGGCGCGCCCATTAGCAAATGATACTTTGACAATCATGCCATCGCCATCAAAGGGGTGATCTATGGGGTAGCCGTGGATGTCTAGTAAACCGGGGCCGTTGCGGAAAAATGTGCCGTTGAGTTCGGCTGGGATTTGGCCCTCAATGTCGTCAATCCAGTAATCATGTTCGTCATATAGGGATTGATAGCCTTGTCGCCAATCACTGATGCTGTAGGTGGTTGGATTTGGTTGGCTAATTAGGGTTGAGCTGTCTTTGATTGGCATTGTTTTCGGGTTTGGTGTTGCTAATTGTCGGTTTTTGATGAACTTCAAGGGAATCTTCCCAGGCTGAATCGTCATCAGCTTGGGCGATCACTATTTCGGTCAATTTCTGCTGCTGATAAATTTGGCGAATATGGGCGATCGTTCTTACTGTTCATACTGGCCATACGCTGGTTATGCAGCTACAGTGGGTTGCAGGTCTATCTGACTGAAGCCCTCACCCCAAACCCCTCTCCCAGAAAGGGAGAGGGGCAATGAGTAGTCAAATATCATTTGAAAAAGTGCTGTATTTTTGCTTAAACCTGAAACATCGTTTTCACGCTTCCACAGGAATGGACCCTGGCTCAGATTTGGCGTTTTCATCTATGGGGGTGTTGGCGGCGGGGAGCCAGCGGAGCAGGGGTAATGGCAAAAGGGTGCTGAGGTTGGATATGGTGACAAGTAGCCAGAGATTGTCAAAATTGGTTTCCGTCACTCCGAGGAAGTGGGTGAGGAGGCCTCCGAGTTCGTGAGAGGCGATCGCCGCTAAATTCATCACGGACATCAGCAGGGCAAATAAGGTGGCTTCTATCCCCGCCGGACAGAGGCGAGCGGCGAGGACCAACACGGGCATATAGGCGATTTGTCCCATTACGGTTAGCACAATGCTGTCGCCGAGACTGAACCAGCGATCGTCTATACCCAAAGAGCGGTTAGCGTGAGTCACCAGCAGCAGCGTTGTCATTCCCAAAACCGCCGAGATGACCATCGACCAGCCAAAAATCCGGCGGAACGGAACACCTTTAAAAAAGCGCTGAAACAGCCAGATGCCAACCAGGGAGGCGATGCTAGTGAACAGACGCACTCGCCCGAGGAATTCTGGGGGAAATCCCAGCTCATTGGTGGTGAAGAAGAAAAAGGCCGAGTCAGAACTGGGGGTGGCTTGCCAGAGGAAGAGGAATAGAGTAGGAAAGAGGATGGCTTTTTGGCCGATCGCTGCGCGCAATTGCTGCAATTGCCCCTTAACTCCCGCCAAACTGGGGGCCGTCCGCCCGATCGGTTCTTCCGCAATGAGCCAAGCCACCGCCGACACCAGCGGGGGGAAGCAAGCAGTAATCAAAAACACCGTTTGCGTCGAGAAGTTTTCCAACAGAGAACCGCTGAAATAAGCCGTCAGCAGACTTCCCACCGCCGACACCCCCCAGCAGAGAGATTGCAAGGACCCCGCATTACTCTGAGATTCTTGCCTAGCGCGTTCCACCACCAGGGAATCAGCAATGACATCGCTCACCGCCACCGACAGGGAAGACACCAGCATCGCCGCCGCCGCCTTCGGGCCGCTATCCACCAGGGTTGCCATACTCACCCAAGCCGCTCCCCCCAAAATTCCCGAGATAAATATATAGGAGCGGCGGCGGTAGCCAAATAGAGGCAAACCATCAGACATAAAGCCCCACAATGGTTTTACCACCCAAGGCAAAGCGGCCAAACCGGTTAGGGCCGCCATTTCTGCTGGACT contains:
- a CDS encoding glycosyltransferase family 2 protein is translated as MTNPSIYRSCDMKFTIVITTYNRLSVLKRAIDSALAQTVNCEVVVVDDCSRDGTEEYVRSLGDKVVYHRNSRNLGHAETVNAGVNLAKGDWIKPLDDDDYLAPNCIEEISRAVESRPQAVICSCQAAQVDTKEVELRRTRKVGPGNAFYIPQEDIHYGMLLELLPFGTPAQVAFRRDAFLKSSGWDSSLDTNCDDIDSWVKIAQFGDAIFINHCLAYRTIWPDSYNQKFSLEKRLTTNIYIKEKIYPLVNQKHRAKIPDLGTIRDYVKLHWGIVAFKQGRIINGLELAFPALFSPDAWKLLLGARVSKKVADYDELDYHVIY
- the bchH gene encoding magnesium chelatase subunit H, producing the protein MKRIVLIAGFETFNADLYRQAAKVVNSRCPELELQVFTDQDIATNPTRVETALTGADVFFASLLFDYEQVMWLRAKVQQIPIRLVFESALELMALTQLGKFAIGDKPKGMPKPIQFILSKFSSGREEDKLAGYISFLKTGPKLLKFIPIGKVQDLRNWLIIYGYWNAGGSDNVAAMCWHLAEKYLGLQVGDIPPPIETPNMGLLHPEFDGYFTSPRDYWQWYQTHHPATANKPIIGILLYRKHVISKQRYISQLIRHFEAAGLIPLPIFINGVEGHVAVRDWMTTPDEQNHRQQGKIDTPSLSPEAIPVDSIVSTIGFPLVGGPAGSMEGGRRVEVAQRILTAKNVPYIVAAPLLIQDIHSWTRQGIGGLQSVVLYALPELDGAIDTIPLGGLVGEDIYLIPDRVKRLTGRIKNWLQLRQTPPSQRRVAIILYGFPPGYGATGTAALLDVPRSLLKLLQSMQAQGYNVGELPADGEQIIRQVKTADEIVSLSMAKSNQSGLPGASTPVKTLKKWLGYLLTNRIEKQWGELHKTGIKTYGDDLHIGGVWFGNVWVGVQPPLGINGDPMRLMFERDLTPHPQYAAFYKWLQNEFQPHAVVHFGMHGTVEWLPGSPLGNTGYSWSDILLGDLPNLYIYAANNPSESILAKRRGYGVLISHNVPPYGRAGLYKELIALRDLIAEYREDPQKNAALREGICQKIVDTGLDADCHFDDARKLGIEFTPANARMFSKEALNQYFIKIYDYLQVVEQRLFSSGLHVLGSSPTAEVLKSYLDAYFDREFPLEVVESIANRNGNGELVQKAVNNIVGERGEEVLQVADLLRQTPDEITNLLRGLNGEYIPPAPGGDLLRDGPGALPTGRNIHALDPYRMPSPAAYLRGQEIARKIIAEHLQETGKYPETVAVLLWGLDAIKTKGESLGILLELVGAEPLKEGTGRIVRYELKPLEAVGHPRIDVLANLSGIFRDSFGNIIELLDDLFARSASADEPVEQNFIRKHALELQAKGVENATARLFSNPAGDFGSLVNDRVVDGSWESGNDLADTWQSRNAFSFGRKDKGTARPEVLSQLLQTSDRIVQEIDSVEYGLTDIQEYYANTGALKRAAEKRSGKKVTANFVESFSKDTTPRKLEDLLRLEYRTKLLNPKWAEAMASQGSGGAYEISQRMTALIGWGGTVDFQESWVYDQAAETYAFDPEMAAKLRANNPEAFRNIVGRMLEANGRGFWHPDKDKLEQLRALYDMIDEDIEGVI
- a CDS encoding carotenoid oxygenase family protein — encoded protein: MPIKDSSTLISQPNPTTYSISDWRQGYQSLYDEHDYWIDDIEGQIPAELNGTFFRNGPGLLDIHGYPIDHPFDGDGMIVKVSFANGRAHFRNRHIRTAGFVAEQKAGKPLYRGVFGTQKPGGFLANIFDTKIKNIANTNVIYWGDKLLAMWEAAAPHRLDPQTLETIGLDYLDGLLKPGDAWSAHPRIDPHCAMDGGEPCLVNFSVKIGPSTKITISEFNPQGQVVRKHTHSLPGFAFLHDMAITPNYCIFFQNPVSYNPLPFLLGFRSAAQCLQFNPKQPTKIILIPRNGQDPAQILEAEKCFVFHHANAWEAGDEIFIDSVAYNSFPSPETDVDFRETDFDKGIPGELWRFRVNLTTKQTEHQVIDKRCVEFPSLHPEMVGRPYRYLYIGAAAKPTGNAPLQAVVKFDLVTEKQQIWSAAPRGFLGEPLFLPRPGGTAEDDGWLLVLVYDAAQHRSDVVILDAADLNREPLARLHLKHHIPYGLHGSFTGEWFSPSL
- a CDS encoding folate/biopterin family MFS transporter, with amino-acid sequence MLIFPGNAARWKQSLTEKLLFGNEPTPELVAILLVYFVQGILGLARLGVSFFLKDELGLSPAEMAALTGLAALPWVVKPLWGFMSDGLPLFGYRRRSYIFISGILGGAAWVSMATLVDSGPKAAAAMLVSSLSVAVSDVIADSLVVERARQESQSNAGSLQSLCWGVSAVGSLLTAYFSGSLLENFSTQTVFLITACFPPLVSAVAWLIAEEPIGRTAPSLAGVKGQLQQLRAAIGQKAILFPTLFLFLWQATPSSDSAFFFFTTNELGFPPEFLGRVRLFTSIASLVGIWLFQRFFKGVPFRRIFGWSMVISAVLGMTTLLLVTHANRSLGIDDRWFSLGDSIVLTVMGQIAYMPVLVLAARLCPAGIEATLFALLMSVMNLAAIASHELGGLLTHFLGVTETNFDNLWLLVTISNLSTLLPLPLLRWLPAANTPIDENAKSEPGSIPVEA